One region of Rhodophyticola sp. CCM32 genomic DNA includes:
- the ccoS gene encoding cbb3-type cytochrome oxidase assembly protein CcoS, whose amino-acid sequence MDVLGILIPVSLFLGGVGLAAFFWMLKRGQFDDPDGDAHRILRDDYDDAPKG is encoded by the coding sequence ATGGACGTTCTTGGCATCCTCATTCCGGTTTCGCTCTTTCTGGGCGGTGTCGGACTTGCAGCTTTCTTCTGGATGCTGAAACGCGGGCAGTTCGATGACCCGGATGGAGACGCACACCGTATTCTCCGCGATGATTACGACGACGCGCCAAAAGGCTGA
- a CDS encoding FixH family protein — translation MNSDAPEKRKELTGRHVLAIFLGAFGLIIGVNLFMAWNAVSTFPGLEVSSSYADSQDYDLRRSAQEALGWHASVSVEGDLLTLSMVDEDGAPVAPAELHALLTRPTNQTEDQTLVLSRRNGVFTAPVSVSTGRWRLRLTGTARDGTDYRHNITFTLRD, via the coding sequence ATGAACAGTGACGCCCCGGAAAAGCGCAAGGAGCTGACCGGCCGCCATGTGCTGGCGATTTTTCTGGGCGCTTTCGGGCTGATTATCGGGGTCAACCTGTTCATGGCCTGGAATGCGGTATCGACCTTCCCGGGGCTGGAAGTGTCCTCCAGCTATGCCGACAGTCAGGATTATGATCTGCGCCGCAGCGCGCAGGAGGCACTTGGCTGGCATGCCTCCGTCTCGGTCGAGGGCGATCTGCTGACCCTGAGCATGGTTGATGAGGATGGCGCGCCGGTTGCACCTGCGGAATTGCATGCGCTTCTGACCCGGCCCACCAACCAGACCGAAGACCAGACCCTTGTGCTGTCCCGCCGGAACGGGGTGTTCACGGCCCCGGTTTCGGTCAGCACCGGCCGCTGGCGGTTGCGCCTGACGGGCACCGCGCGGGACGGAACGGATTACCGCCATAACATCACCTTCACCCTGCGGGACTGA
- the ccoN gene encoding cytochrome-c oxidase, cbb3-type subunit I: protein MLDYVKLLVLGLVVVCAAIAANYARDMVYMVHMVLVSVTAAGLFIWQLRRTDEPKLPEPEHEYMDGPVRAAAIATAFWGCVGFLVGVVIAFQLAFPVLNFDWVQGYLNFGRLRPLHTSAVIFAFGGNALLAASFYIVQRTSAARMWGGGLTWFVFWGYQFFIVLAATGYVLGSTQSMEYAEPEWYVDLWLTLVWVAFLAVFVGTLLKRKEPHIYVANWFLLSFIITVAMLHVVNNLVVPVSLFGSRSVHVMSGVQSAMTQWWYGHNAVGFFLTAGFLGMMYYFIPKQAERPVYSYKLSIIHFWALIFLYIWAGPHHLHYTALPDWASTLGMVFSVVLWMPSWGGMINGLMTLSGAWDKLRTDPILRMMVTSVAFYGMSTFEGPMMSIRAVNSLSHYTDWTIGHVHSGALGWNGMITFGMLYYLFPKLWNRQRLYSLRMVSWHYWLATIGIVLYASSMWVTGIMEGLMWREVDPQGFLVNSFADTVAAKFPMYVVRGLGGVLFLSGALIMVYNLWMTVRKGPAHAEAPVAAPAE from the coding sequence ATGCTAGATTATGTGAAACTTCTGGTGCTTGGCCTGGTGGTGGTCTGTGCCGCCATCGCGGCCAACTACGCCAGAGATATGGTTTATATGGTCCATATGGTGCTGGTGTCGGTGACGGCTGCTGGCCTGTTCATCTGGCAATTGCGCCGCACGGATGAACCGAAACTGCCGGAGCCGGAACATGAATATATGGACGGGCCGGTGCGTGCCGCCGCGATTGCCACGGCCTTTTGGGGCTGTGTCGGCTTTCTGGTGGGGGTTGTCATTGCCTTCCAGCTGGCTTTCCCGGTGCTCAATTTCGACTGGGTCCAGGGGTATCTGAATTTCGGGCGGCTCAGACCGCTTCACACCTCGGCGGTGATTTTTGCCTTTGGCGGCAACGCATTGCTGGCGGCCAGTTTCTATATCGTGCAGCGGACATCGGCCGCGCGCATGTGGGGCGGCGGGCTGACATGGTTTGTCTTCTGGGGCTATCAGTTCTTCATCGTTCTGGCGGCCACCGGCTATGTTCTGGGCTCGACCCAGAGCATGGAATACGCCGAACCCGAATGGTATGTCGATCTCTGGCTGACCCTTGTCTGGGTGGCCTTCCTCGCGGTTTTCGTCGGCACTTTGCTGAAACGCAAAGAGCCGCATATCTATGTGGCCAACTGGTTCCTGCTCAGCTTCATCATCACCGTGGCGATGCTGCATGTGGTCAACAATCTGGTGGTGCCGGTTTCTCTCTTCGGGTCCCGGTCGGTCCATGTGATGTCGGGTGTGCAAAGCGCCATGACCCAATGGTGGTATGGCCATAACGCGGTTGGCTTCTTCCTGACCGCCGGTTTTCTGGGGATGATGTATTATTTCATTCCGAAACAGGCCGAGCGCCCGGTCTATTCCTACAAATTGTCGATCATCCACTTCTGGGCGCTGATCTTCCTGTATATCTGGGCGGGCCCGCACCATCTGCATTACACTGCGCTGCCTGACTGGGCCTCGACCCTTGGCATGGTGTTCTCGGTTGTGCTGTGGATGCCCTCCTGGGGCGGCATGATCAACGGTCTGATGACGCTTTCCGGCGCATGGGACAAGCTGCGGACCGATCCGATCCTGCGGATGATGGTGACCTCGGTGGCCTTCTACGGCATGTCGACCTTCGAGGGGCCGATGATGTCGATCCGCGCGGTCAACAGTCTCAGCCACTATACGGACTGGACCATCGGGCATGTCCATTCCGGCGCGCTTGGCTGGAACGGCATGATCACCTTCGGGATGCTGTACTATCTGTTCCCGAAACTCTGGAACCGGCAGCGGCTGTACAGCCTGCGCATGGTCAGCTGGCATTACTGGCTCGCGACCATCGGCATCGTTCTTTACGCCTCGTCGATGTGGGTGACCGGGATCATGGAAGGCCTGATGTGGCGCGAGGTCGATCCGCAGGGTTTCCTGGTGAATTCGTTCGCCGACACCGTGGCGGCCAAGTTCCCGATGTATGTGGTGCGTGGTCTTGGGGGTGTCCTGTTCCTCTCTGGCGCGCTGATCATGGTCTATAACCTCTGGATGACTGTGAGAAAGGGCCCTGCGCATGCAGAAGCCCCCGTCGCAGCCCCAGCAGAATAA
- a CDS encoding heavy metal translocating P-type ATPase, which translates to MSATYDHTSAAACPACAGAPAAEALAEEPPQDARLMLSLPGIHCAGCISGVERALMASPGVHDARVNLTLKRAVVEAETNVTAADLTQVLDRVGYEAHELDLGVLASTEADRRGLDLLMRLAVAFFAMMNVMLLSVAVWSGAEGVTRDMMHWISAAIAIPAVIFCGRPFYTSAWSALRVRRLNMDVPITLAIFLAVGTSLYETMQSGEHAYFDAAIALCFFLLSGRYLDYRTRSSARSAAQELAALEVPRALKLTGQGEQTVSVADLGVGDRVRVKPGGRIPVDGQVTDGTSEIDRGLMTGESLPAYAGPGSAVSAGEVNLTGPLTIQVTAAGKDTALHRIADLVAVAEAGRNNYTSLADQAAKLYAPGVHILSLLAAIGWWLYTQDMRLALNIAAAVLIITCPCALGLAVPAVTTAASGRLFRKGMLIKDGTAMERLAEVDTVVFDKTGTLTLGAPQPVGLDACPDETLRIALALAEASAHPLAEALTDALREKGLHRARLSTVTEVPGYGIEAMWKDQRVRLGRAAWVGAAAPGVTASFLQIGDAEPVALTFTDSLRPGAADAVAALKAQGKRLILISGDTKGAVARFAAEIGIDEVIAEALPAEKANLVADLAREGAKTLMVGDGLNDTAALAAAHVSISPASALDAARSASDMVLLGQDLSPIADAMITAIQARKRITENFTLATLYNVIAVPFAIAGLATPLIAALAMSASSLTVSLNALRLK; encoded by the coding sequence ATGTCTGCCACATACGACCATACCAGCGCCGCCGCCTGCCCCGCCTGTGCCGGTGCGCCTGCCGCAGAAGCGCTGGCCGAAGAGCCGCCACAGGACGCGCGGTTGATGCTGTCCCTGCCGGGCATTCATTGCGCGGGCTGTATCTCGGGGGTGGAGCGGGCGTTGATGGCCAGCCCCGGGGTTCATGATGCACGGGTGAACCTGACCCTGAAACGCGCCGTGGTCGAGGCCGAGACAAACGTAACCGCCGCCGATCTGACGCAAGTGCTGGACCGGGTGGGCTATGAGGCCCATGAACTTGACCTGGGCGTTCTGGCCAGCACCGAGGCCGACCGGCGCGGCCTGGATCTGTTGATGCGGCTGGCCGTGGCCTTTTTCGCCATGATGAATGTGATGCTTCTGTCCGTGGCCGTCTGGTCCGGGGCCGAGGGCGTGACCCGCGACATGATGCATTGGATATCGGCCGCCATCGCCATCCCGGCGGTGATTTTCTGCGGGCGGCCCTTTTATACCTCGGCCTGGTCCGCGCTGCGCGTGCGGCGGCTGAACATGGATGTGCCGATCACGCTGGCGATCTTTCTGGCGGTGGGCACGTCACTATACGAGACGATGCAATCGGGGGAACATGCCTATTTCGACGCGGCCATCGCGCTATGCTTCTTCCTGCTGTCGGGGCGTTATCTGGATTATCGCACCCGGTCCTCGGCCCGGTCTGCCGCGCAGGAACTGGCCGCGCTGGAGGTGCCCCGCGCCTTGAAACTGACCGGACAGGGAGAGCAAACCGTGTCGGTCGCGGATCTGGGCGTCGGTGATAGGGTGCGCGTCAAACCCGGCGGGCGTATCCCCGTCGATGGACAGGTGACCGATGGCACATCCGAGATTGACCGGGGCCTGATGACCGGGGAAAGCCTGCCGGCCTATGCGGGGCCCGGCAGCGCGGTCAGCGCGGGCGAGGTGAACCTGACCGGCCCCCTGACCATTCAGGTCACGGCGGCGGGGAAAGACACCGCCCTGCACCGGATCGCTGATCTGGTGGCGGTGGCCGAAGCCGGGCGGAACAATTATACCTCGCTGGCCGATCAGGCGGCGAAACTCTATGCGCCGGGGGTGCATATCCTGTCGCTTCTGGCGGCGATCGGCTGGTGGCTTTACACGCAGGATATGCGGCTGGCGCTGAACATCGCGGCGGCGGTTCTGATCATCACCTGCCCCTGCGCCCTTGGTCTTGCCGTGCCTGCGGTGACCACTGCCGCCTCGGGCCGGTTGTTCCGCAAGGGCATGCTGATCAAGGACGGCACCGCCATGGAACGTCTGGCGGAGGTGGACACGGTTGTGTTCGACAAGACCGGCACCCTGACCCTTGGCGCCCCCCAGCCTGTTGGCCTTGACGCCTGCCCCGATGAGACGCTGCGCATTGCTTTGGCGCTGGCGGAAGCCTCTGCCCATCCGCTTGCCGAAGCCCTGACAGATGCCTTGCGCGAAAAGGGCCTCCACCGGGCGCGGTTGAGCACGGTGACCGAGGTGCCCGGCTATGGCATCGAGGCGATGTGGAAAGACCAGCGCGTGCGCCTGGGCCGCGCGGCCTGGGTTGGCGCCGCGGCACCGGGTGTCACCGCCAGCTTCCTGCAAATCGGCGATGCAGAGCCCGTGGCCCTGACCTTCACCGACAGCCTGCGCCCCGGGGCTGCCGATGCGGTCGCGGCCCTGAAAGCCCAGGGCAAACGCCTGATCCTGATTTCCGGCGATACCAAAGGGGCGGTTGCCCGCTTTGCCGCCGAGATCGGCATTGACGAGGTGATTGCCGAGGCGCTTCCTGCCGAAAAAGCCAATCTGGTTGCCGATCTTGCGCGCGAGGGGGCAAAAACCCTGATGGTGGGGGATGGTCTGAACGATACGGCCGCACTGGCCGCTGCCCATGTGTCGATCTCACCGGCCTCGGCGCTGGATGCGGCGCGCAGCGCATCTGACATGGTGCTTCTGGGGCAGGACCTGTCCCCGATCGCCGATGCCATGATAACCGCCATTCAGGCCCGCAAGCGGATCACTGAAAACTTCACCCTGGCGACCCTCTATAATGTGATCGCCGTACCCTTTGCCATCGCCGGGCTGGCCACGCCGCTGATCGCCGCCCTTGCCATGTCCGCGTCATCTCTTACGGTGTCCCTCAACGCGCTGCGTTTGAAATAG
- a CDS encoding D-alanyl-D-alanine carboxypeptidase family protein — MKHRRISTALFGLIALVCVAVTAGAPARAAPYAAMVMDARSGEVLHSRNADTRLHPASLTKMMTLYIVFEAVRLGEITMDTQVTISANAAAEPPSKLGLRAGSRIALRYLVRAAAVRSANDAATALGEAIEGSEAAFARRMNRTAQALGMVRTTFRNAHGLTAEGHLSTARDMTNMGRRLFFDYPQYYNIFSRRSTDAGIATVRNTNRRFLDAYRGADGIKTGYTRAAGFNLVASAERGQERIIATVFGGQSTASRNQRVMELLDMGFARAPTRATVRRPSLPVYDGQPHAPDAPRHTLAVARSMVPTRRPVREASPVLLAAIEDAVETVLEDALPAEAETATPDTAAPAEGVEIAATEPSAGITPDDIQIAIAETVVDGQEQPVTIEVASLTSSDASPLPRPAQLTEVVARATPIEPEIVTRASSSGSRLFGVSLGRYPTRHSAERLLLTTALAELGTFDEALRHVVDRSGGFEARFDGMTEEQAARACARLMARAVTCSTYGP; from the coding sequence GATACCCGGCTGCACCCTGCCTCCCTGACCAAGATGATGACCCTCTATATCGTGTTCGAAGCCGTGCGGCTTGGCGAAATCACCATGGATACCCAGGTGACGATCTCGGCCAATGCCGCCGCCGAGCCGCCGTCAAAGCTGGGTTTGCGGGCCGGGTCCCGCATTGCCCTGCGCTATCTGGTGCGTGCGGCGGCCGTGCGCTCCGCCAATGATGCGGCAACCGCCCTTGGCGAGGCCATTGAAGGCTCTGAAGCCGCCTTTGCCCGGCGCATGAACCGCACCGCACAGGCCCTTGGCATGGTTCGCACAACCTTCCGCAATGCCCATGGCCTGACGGCCGAGGGGCATTTGTCCACCGCCCGCGACATGACCAATATGGGTCGGCGGCTGTTCTTCGATTATCCGCAATATTACAATATCTTCTCGCGCCGTTCCACGGATGCGGGCATTGCCACCGTGCGCAACACGAACCGGCGGTTCCTTGATGCCTATCGCGGGGCGGACGGGATCAAGACCGGCTATACCCGCGCTGCCGGGTTCAATCTGGTGGCCTCTGCCGAACGCGGACAGGAACGGATCATCGCAACTGTCTTTGGCGGGCAATCCACCGCATCGCGCAACCAGCGGGTGATGGAACTTCTGGATATGGGTTTTGCCCGGGCACCCACACGCGCCACGGTCCGGCGCCCCTCCCTGCCGGTCTATGACGGGCAACCGCATGCCCCCGATGCCCCAAGGCATACCCTGGCCGTGGCACGCAGCATGGTGCCCACAAGACGGCCCGTGCGCGAAGCCTCCCCCGTTCTGCTGGCGGCAATTGAGGACGCGGTTGAAACCGTATTGGAAGATGCCCTGCCGGCAGAGGCTGAAACGGCCACACCCGACACTGCCGCCCCCGCCGAAGGGGTCGAGATCGCTGCGACGGAACCATCTGCCGGGATCACACCGGATGACATCCAGATCGCCATTGCCGAGACCGTAGTAGACGGGCAGGAGCAGCCAGTCACGATTGAGGTCGCCTCCCTGACATCATCGGACGCTTCCCCCCTGCCCCGGCCTGCACAACTGACCGAAGTCGTCGCGCGGGCAACCCCGATCGAACCCGAGATCGTGACCCGCGCCTCTTCCTCCGGCAGTCGCCTGTTCGGCGTGTCCCTTGGCCGGTACCCGACACGGCATTCCGCAGAGCGCCTGCTGCTGACCACCGCATTGGCGGAACTGGGCACGTTTGATGAAGCCTTGCGGCATGTTGTGGACCGTTCAGGCGGGTTTGAGGCCCGGTTTGACGGGATGACAGAAGAACAGGCCGCCCGCGCCTGCGCCCGGCTTATGGCCCGCGCGGTCACCTGCTCCACCTACGGGCCCTGA
- a CDS encoding nucleotidyltransferase domain-containing protein, which translates to MSQKLSAALSAAEKIRDQFFPEASTCMLAGSVVRGDATAYSDLDLVVVFERVENAQRQSFTFGGWPVEAFIHDPQTLEYFFREVDRPSGVPSLPNMVSEGIEIPRETKCGSLMKDLASRILEEGPVQWGQQERENSRYTISDMVEDIREPRNIAELRIVVSNLYSAIADHFLRSQNQWSAKGKSIPRRLMSVDPEFHKRFAEAFEAAFTSDDTTAVIRLCEHVLEPDGGFLFQGYTRHAPKEWRMPDA; encoded by the coding sequence TTGAGCCAGAAGCTTTCAGCGGCTTTGTCCGCAGCAGAAAAAATTCGTGACCAGTTTTTTCCGGAGGCAAGCACCTGCATGCTCGCGGGTTCGGTGGTTCGAGGCGACGCAACAGCTTATTCTGACCTTGACTTGGTCGTGGTTTTTGAGCGCGTTGAGAACGCCCAAAGGCAGTCATTTACTTTCGGGGGCTGGCCCGTTGAAGCCTTCATTCACGATCCTCAAACTCTGGAATACTTCTTTCGGGAGGTGGACCGTCCGTCAGGAGTGCCGTCTCTGCCCAACATGGTCAGCGAAGGCATTGAGATACCTCGCGAAACCAAATGCGGCAGTCTTATGAAAGACCTAGCATCTCGAATTTTGGAAGAAGGCCCGGTCCAATGGGGTCAACAAGAACGCGAAAACTCGCGCTATACAATCAGCGATATGGTCGAAGACATCCGCGAGCCTCGCAATATAGCTGAGCTTCGTATCGTCGTCTCAAATCTATACTCGGCCATTGCCGATCACTTCCTCCGGTCGCAAAACCAATGGTCAGCCAAAGGAAAGAGCATTCCCAGAAGGCTCATGAGCGTTGATCCCGAGTTCCACAAGCGCTTCGCAGAGGCTTTTGAGGCCGCATTCACCAGCGATGATACTACAGCCGTCATTCGACTTTGCGAACACGTCTTGGAACCGGATGGAGGCTTTCTATTTCAAGGCTATACCCGCCATGCACCAAAAGAGTGGCGTATGCCTGACGCGTGA
- the ccoO gene encoding cytochrome-c oxidase, cbb3-type subunit II: protein MASLDGHKKIETNATLLLTLSFLVVTIGGIVEIAPLFYLENTIEDVEGMRPYSPLELQGREVYIREGCYVCHSQMIRPMRDEVERYGHYSLAAESQYDHPFQWGSKRTGPDLARVGGRYSDEWHVDHLTDPQSVVPESVMPVYAFLSDNVLQPTYVADLMATHRLVGVPYTDEMIENASVDFIQQGTDFGDGGVLDRYPGAQQRDFDGQPEVTEMDALIAYLQMLGTLVDFSTFTPDESR, encoded by the coding sequence ATGGCATCGCTCGACGGACATAAAAAGATCGAGACCAACGCGACCCTTCTGCTGACGCTCAGCTTTCTGGTTGTGACCATCGGCGGGATCGTGGAAATCGCGCCTCTGTTCTACCTTGAAAACACCATCGAGGATGTGGAGGGCATGCGCCCCTACTCCCCGCTGGAGCTTCAGGGGCGCGAGGTCTATATCCGCGAAGGCTGCTATGTCTGCCACTCGCAGATGATCCGGCCCATGCGGGACGAGGTGGAACGCTATGGCCATTATTCCCTGGCGGCTGAATCGCAATATGATCATCCGTTTCAATGGGGGTCGAAACGCACCGGGCCTGATCTGGCGCGGGTCGGCGGCCGGTATTCGGATGAATGGCATGTGGATCACCTGACCGACCCGCAATCGGTGGTGCCGGAATCGGTGATGCCGGTCTATGCGTTCCTGTCGGATAATGTGCTGCAACCCACCTATGTCGCCGATCTGATGGCAACCCATCGTCTTGTGGGGGTGCCCTATACCGATGAGATGATCGAAAATGCATCGGTGGATTTTATCCAGCAGGGGACGGATTTCGGCGATGGCGGGGTGCTGGATCGTTATCCCGGCGCGCAGCAGCGCGATTTTGACGGGCAGCCGGAAGTCACCGAGATGGATGCGTTGATTGCGTATTTGCAGATGTTGGGCACGCTGGTCGATTTCTCGACCTTCACGCCCGACGAAAGCCGGTAA
- the ccoG gene encoding cytochrome c oxidase accessory protein CcoG: MSATEEPQKLYAAREPVFPKRVSGRFRNLKWIIMIVTLGIYYVTPWIRWDRGPALPDQAALIDMANRRFFFFWIEIWPHEFYFVAGLLIMAGLGLFLFTSALGRVWCGYTCPQTVWTDLFFTVERWIEGDRNARLRLWKADWGFRKMRLRITKYLVWLAIAVATGGAWVFYFADAPTLLRNLVTLQAHPVAYTTIAVLTATTFVFGGFMREQVCIYMCPWPRIQGAMMDEHSITVAYRDWRGEPRGKHRKAAGAGLLGDCIDCNACVNVCPVGIDIRDGQQLECITCALCIDACDDIMTKIGKPRGLIDYMALTDEENERAGNQKVSVWRHIFRPRTILYTALWSGIGIALVVLLFIRSEIDMTVAPMRNPQFVTLSDGSIRNTYDIRIRNMSHEDSRFHISLVSDDILQVGLESTDLLTVDVPADSIHLQRVYVTARPGSGPATRERSGLRFWVEDLQSNARTYRDTIFNGREAP, translated from the coding sequence ATGAGTGCTACGGAAGAGCCACAAAAGCTCTACGCCGCCCGCGAACCTGTGTTTCCCAAACGGGTGTCGGGACGATTTCGCAATCTCAAATGGATCATCATGATCGTGACCCTGGGGATCTATTACGTGACCCCCTGGATTCGGTGGGATCGGGGCCCGGCCCTGCCGGATCAGGCGGCGCTGATCGACATGGCGAACCGGCGGTTTTTCTTCTTCTGGATCGAGATCTGGCCGCATGAGTTCTATTTCGTTGCCGGGCTGCTGATCATGGCCGGTCTGGGCCTGTTCCTGTTCACCTCGGCGCTTGGCCGGGTCTGGTGTGGCTATACCTGCCCGCAGACCGTCTGGACCGATCTGTTTTTCACCGTGGAACGCTGGATTGAGGGGGATCGTAACGCCCGGCTGCGCCTGTGGAAGGCGGATTGGGGTTTCAGGAAAATGCGCCTGAGGATCACAAAATATCTGGTCTGGCTGGCCATTGCCGTCGCCACCGGCGGGGCCTGGGTATTCTATTTCGCCGATGCGCCAACGCTGTTGCGAAATCTGGTTACGCTTCAGGCCCATCCGGTGGCCTACACCACCATTGCGGTGCTGACGGCAACGACATTCGTCTTTGGCGGTTTCATGCGCGAACAGGTTTGCATCTACATGTGCCCCTGGCCGCGCATCCAGGGGGCGATGATGGATGAACATTCGATCACGGTCGCCTATCGCGACTGGCGGGGGGAACCGCGCGGCAAGCACCGCAAGGCTGCGGGGGCCGGGCTTCTGGGTGACTGTATCGACTGCAATGCCTGCGTGAATGTCTGCCCGGTGGGTATCGACATTCGCGACGGTCAGCAGTTGGAATGCATCACCTGCGCGCTTTGCATTGATGCCTGCGACGACATCATGACCAAGATCGGCAAGCCGCGCGGGCTGATTGATTACATGGCCCTGACCGATGAGGAAAATGAGCGGGCGGGCAATCAGAAAGTATCGGTCTGGAGGCATATCTTCCGGCCCCGCACGATCCTTTACACCGCGCTCTGGTCGGGGATCGGGATTGCCCTGGTGGTGCTGTTGTTCATCCGGTCCGAAATCGACATGACGGTGGCGCCCATGCGCAACCCGCAATTCGTGACGCTAAGCGACGGGTCGATCCGCAACACTTATGACATCCGCATTCGCAATATGAGCCATGAGGACAGCCGCTTTCATATTTCGCTTGTATCCGATGACATCCTGCAGGTCGGGCTTGAAAGCACGGATCTGCTGACCGTCGATGTCCCCGCAGACAGCATCCATTTGCAGCGCGTCTATGTCACCGCGCGCCCGGGTTCCGGGCCGGCGACCCGCGAACGGTCCGGTTTGCGGTTCTGGGTGGAGGATCTGCAAAGCAACGCACGCACCTATCGGGACACCATTTTCAACGGGAGAGAAGCCCCATGA
- a CDS encoding cbb3-type cytochrome c oxidase subunit 3, with product MEDTYTIMRVFAGSWGMMFMLVAFLGVILFTLRPGSRKLHRDTANIPFRNDDKPAADDTPAPARIKEARQ from the coding sequence ATGGAAGATACCTATACCATCATGCGGGTTTTCGCCGGTAGCTGGGGCATGATGTTCATGCTTGTCGCTTTCCTGGGGGTCATTTTGTTCACCCTTCGGCCCGGCAGCCGCAAGCTGCATCGCGACACCGCCAATATCCCGTTTCGTAATGATGACAAGCCGGCGGCGGATGACACGCCCGCCCCCGCCCGTATCAAGGAGGCGCGGCAATGA
- the ccoP gene encoding cytochrome-c oxidase, cbb3-type subunit III — MTEDKNTHPDEQVLQDGDPETTGHSWDGIKEFNNPLPRWWLWTFYGCIFWGLIYTIAYPAWPLIQGATPGILGYSTRAEVAEDIQSFDAANASVLARMEEVELAAITPGDNPDLYSYAIQGGAATFATWCSQCHGSGAAGVQASGYPNLLDDDWLWGGTIDDIHFTVSHGIRNEDDPDARYSEMTAFEGILTDEEIASVVQYVRNISNQEADATLAAAGETVFLDNCAACHLDDATGDRFLGAPNLTDAIWLYGGDEVALEETVRHARFGVMPNWNTRLSEAEIRSVAVYVHSLGGGE; from the coding sequence ATGACCGAAGACAAGAACACCCACCCGGATGAGCAGGTTTTGCAAGACGGGGATCCCGAGACCACGGGCCATTCCTGGGATGGCATCAAGGAGTTCAACAACCCGCTGCCGCGCTGGTGGTTATGGACCTTCTATGGATGTATTTTCTGGGGGCTGATCTACACGATCGCCTATCCGGCCTGGCCGCTGATACAAGGTGCGACACCCGGCATTCTGGGCTATTCCACCCGCGCCGAAGTGGCCGAGGATATTCAGAGTTTCGATGCGGCGAATGCATCGGTTCTGGCCCGGATGGAAGAGGTTGAACTGGCCGCGATCACGCCCGGGGACAACCCCGATCTCTATAGTTACGCCATTCAGGGCGGGGCCGCGACCTTTGCCACCTGGTGTTCGCAATGCCATGGCTCAGGCGCGGCCGGTGTTCAGGCCTCGGGCTATCCGAACCTGCTGGATGATGACTGGCTCTGGGGTGGCACGATCGACGATATCCATTTCACCGTTTCCCACGGCATTCGCAACGAGGATGATCCGGATGCGCGCTATTCCGAGATGACCGCATTTGAGGGCATTCTGACCGATGAAGAGATTGCCAGCGTCGTGCAATATGTCCGCAACATCTCGAACCAGGAGGCCGATGCCACATTGGCGGCGGCAGGCGAAACCGTGTTCCTCGACAATTGTGCCGCCTGTCATCTGGATGACGCCACCGGTGACCGGTTCCTGGGTGCGCCCAATCTGACCGATGCGATCTGGCTTTACGGGGGCGATGAAGTCGCGCTGGAAGAAACCGTGCGCCATGCCCGTTTCGGGGTGATGCCGAATTGGAATACGCGCCTGTCAGAGGCCGAGATTCGCTCGGTCGCGGTGTATGTCCACTCTCTGGGTGGTGGCGAGTAA